The Rhopalosiphum maidis isolate BTI-1 chromosome 1, ASM367621v3, whole genome shotgun sequence genome has a segment encoding these proteins:
- the LOC113548969 gene encoding quinone oxidoreductase-like protein 2 homolog yields the protein MKYITRIIHNIHVNHEMRNVRSKFTKAAVLKTTKEPLVLEDFKIADKLKEGQLRISVKYCAVNMSDALICSGLSEIKPLLPYVPGFEIVGEVIESKATNADDEEEDISVGDRVLVLNKEIMGGFAEECIVDEKDVFGIPSELSYETAVSIGDSYATALIGLARRGNLKKDNTILVTAAAGGLGLAAVDIAANMCKAKVIGACRLEKNTSIVRDKGAFISFEIKSPESLCKRVLKETDGKGVDVVFDAVGGEIFPSALDCVGHEGKVIVAGFASLQLPQLNINELLRRPSFSLIGVSLNNYRKHSVRIYRQSVKDVLTMCKMGVITPNISETLKLDQVNEALEHFSTDKSSGKILLKIAD from the exons atgaaatatattactcgtattattCATAACATTCATGTAAACCATGAAATGCGAAATGTTCgttcaaaatttacaaaagctgctgttttaaaaactactaaaGAACCATTGGTTCttgaagattttaaaatagcagATAAACTCAAAGAAGGCcaa ctCCGGATTTCTGTAAAGTATTGTGCTGTAAACATGTCTGATGCTTTAATTTGCTCTGGGTTGTCTGAAATCAAACCACTTTTGCCATATGTTCCCGGTTTTGAGATTGTTGGAGAAGTAATTGAATCCAAAGCAACAAATGCCGATGATGAAGAAGAAGATATATCAGTAGGTGATCGAGTGTTAGTTTTAAACAAAGAAATCATGGGTGGATTTGCCGAAGAATGTATTGTTGATGAAaaa GATGTTTTTGGAATACCATCAGAACTGTCTTATGAAACCGCTGTGTCAATTGGAGACAGTTATGCAACAGCGTTAATAGGATTGGCTCGCCGTGGAAAcctaaaaaaagataatactattttagtgACAGCAGCTGCTGGTGGTTTAGGTTTAGCTGCAGTCGATATAGCTGCAAACATGTGCAAAgctaaa gttattggAGCTTGtcgtttggaaaaaaatacatctattGTAAGAGATAAAGGAgcttttatttcatttgaaattaaaagtcCCGAGTCTTTGTGCAAAAGAGTATTAAAGGAAACTGATGGCAAAGGTGTAGATGTGGTATTTGATGCTGTTGGCGGAGAAATTTTTCCATCAGCATTAGAttg tgttGGCCATGAAGGTAAAGTAATAGTTGCAGGTTTTGCATCATTACAACTACcacagttaaatattaatgaacttCTACGCCGTCCTTCATTTAGTTTAATTGgtgtatcattaaataattaccgtAAACATTCAGTAAGGATATACAG GCAATCTGTCAAAGATGTATTAACCATGTGTAAAATGGGCGTTATTACTCCAAATATATCAGAAACATTAAAACTTGATCAAGTAAATGAAGCATTAGAACATTTTTCAACTGATAAAAGTAGTGgtaaaattctattaaaaattgctGATTGA
- the LOC113551997 gene encoding paraplegin, translated as MGLSLLGIISKSNFRIFKPKLLGNCIRTNKELGCPRFMSNYLCKIPIATSKKYNIAAQKELAAINKLIFRYTHSQKNENDSKNADDPRNAMMIKIMMAIFTVYLTVYVISMLLPNASNPEDMRYVSWNEFVHLMLAKGEVEEIIARPDLDIVTVRLHEGAIIKGRKIDQRTYHMNIADLERFEQKLREAETKLGIKPGHGVPVVYDRSLNAPELILFLFFAGLLALAYFGRSKGGSKSPISLDMFSQIKRAKYTLIDPLIGQGKGVRFKDVAGLKEAKQEVMEFVDYLKRPDHYKNLGAKVPKGALLLGPPGCGKTMLAKAVATESNVPFLSMNGSEFIEMIGGLGAARVRDLFKEGRKRSPCIIYIDEIDAIGRKRSSSGPEGGGDEGEQTLNQLLVEMDGIGSKEGVLMLASTNRADILDKALLRPGRFDRHILIDLPTLEERKEIFEQHLKIKLDKEPKHYSQKMAHLTPGFSGADIANVCNEAALHAARNSQKVVLEADLDYAVERVVGGTEKRSHAISPDEKKIVAYHEAGHALIGWLLPTTDALLKVTIVPRTNAALGFAQYTPTERYLLSKQALFEKMCLGLGGRVAESIVFNSITTGAQNDLDKVTKIANSQIRQYGMNDKVGLLSFPEDTKNSIRPYSNKLAALMETEVSRLVSDAYFNTEKLLKENYNKLELIAEELLRKESINYEEMVKLIGPPPNGEKRAVEVYEFNTPVDTKNTDSSKNL; from the exons ATGGGCTTAAGTTTGTTAGGTATTATTTCGAAATCAAATTTTCGAATATTTAAACCAAAGTTACTAGGTAACTGTATTCGAACGAACAAGGAATTGGGATGCCCAAGATTTATGAGTaactatttatgtaaaataccaATCGCCACATCTAAAAAG tataatatagcagCACAAAAGGAATTAGCTGCcataaataaacttatctTCAGATATACACATTCTCAAAAGAATGAAAATGATAGTAAAAATGCCGATGATCCAAGAAATGCAATGATGATTAAAATCATGATGGCgatatttactgtttatttaACAGTATATGTTATAAGTATGTTGTTACCTAATGCATCAAATCctgaa GATATGCGGTACGTATCTTGGAATGAGTTTGTACATTTAATGTTAGCTAAAGGTGAAGTAGAAGAAATTATTGCTCGCCCTGATTTAGATATTGTTACAGTAAGATTACACGAAGGTGCTATTATTAAAGGacgaaaa attGATCAAAGAACTTACCATATGAATATAGCAGATTTAGAAagatttgaacaaaaattaagaGAAGCAGAAACAAAATTGGGTATTAAACCTGGTCATGGAGTACCTGTAGTATATGATCGTTCTCTTAATGCACCagaattgatattatttttattttttgctggTCTTCTTGCTTTGGCATATTTTGGTCGTTCAAAGGGAGGATCAAAGTCTCCAATTAGCTTAGATATGttt tctcAAATAAAACGagcaaaatatacattaattgacCCATTGATTGGCCAAGGTAAAGGAGTTCGCTTTAAGGACGTCGCTGGTCTTAAAGAAGCAAAACAAGAAGTTATGGAAtttgttgattatttaaagagaccagatcattataaaaatttaggtGCAAAAGTTCCCAAAGGTGCGTTACTTTTAGGACCACCTGGATGTGGTAAAACAATGTTAGCTAAAGCTGTTGCAACCGAATCAAATGTACCTTTTCTGTCTATGAATGGTTCTGAGTTTATTGAAATGATTGGTGGTCTTGGGGCTGCCAGAGTACG ggatttatttaaagaagGAAGAAAAAGATCtccatgtataatttatattgatgaaATTGATGCTATTGGCCGTAAAAGATCTTCAAGTGGTCCTGAAGGGGGTGGTGATGAAGGAGAACAaacattaaatcaattattggtTGAAATGGATGGTATTGGATCTAAAGAAGGAGTTTTAATGTTAGCTTCGACAAATAGAGCAGATATATTAGATAAg GCTCTTTTAAGACCAGGACGTTTTGATCGTCATATTCTAATCGATCTTCCTACATTAGAAGAGCGTAAAGAAATTTTTGAacaacacttaaaaataaaacttgatAAAGAACCTAAACATTATTCACAAAAAATGGCTCATTTAACTCCTGGATTTAGCG gAGCTGACATAGCCAATGTTTGTAATGAAGCAGCATTACATGCTGCTAGAAATAGTCAAAAAGTTGTGCTAGAAGCTGATTTAGACTATGCAGTTGAACGAGTAGTTGGAGGAACAGAAAAACGATCTCATGCAATTTCtccagatgaaaaaaaaattgttgcttACCATGAAGCTGGTCATGCATTAATTGGTTGGTTGTTGCCTACTACGGATGCTCTCCTTAAAGTTACAATTGTGCCTAGAACTAACGCAGCTCTGGGATTTGCCCAGTATACACCCACAGAACGATATTTACTTTCAAAGCAAGct ttatttgaaaaaatgtgtttgGGGCTTGGTGGCAGAGTAGCTGaatcaatagtttttaatagcaTTACAACTGGAGCTCAAAATGATTTAGATAAAGTTACAAAAATTGCAAATTCTCAA ataCGTCAGTATGGTATGAATGATAAAGTTGGATTGTTGTCATTTCCTGAAGATACAAAAAATAGCATAAGGCCATATAGTAACAAACTTGCAGCACTTATGGAAACTGAAGTTTCCCGATTAGTTTCTGATGCTTATTTTAACACAGAAAAACTACTAaaagaaaactataataaactagAATTG ATTGCTGAAGAGTTGTTGCGGAaagaatcaataaattatgaagaaatggtaaaattaataGGTCCACCACCAAACGGTGAAAAACGTGCTGTAGAAGTGTACGAGTTTAACACACCCGTGGATACAAAAAACACTGATTcttcaaaaaatttatga
- the LOC113550486 gene encoding TGF-beta receptor type-1 isoform X1 has translation MSSKRTCVLLAVGFLFIFCHSVNGLSCYCDICADSNYTCITDGYCFTSISKDTSVVRHSSRCLENNIVIPREKPLICHYPKKHNDSFVTECCKDYDFCNRDLKPTLHIKLPDDSLNDSKKERLGTWELAIIIAGPIGVVCLVVMLIMNFWAGSTKRHNIRYLRTPRIIAADQQPILTAAVSLRDMIEMTTSGSGSGLPLLVQRSIARQIQLGVPIGKGRFGEVWQGKWRGEQVAVKIFSSREERSWFREAEIYQTVMLRHDNILGFIAADNKDNGTWTQLWLITDYHENGSLFDFLNRSTVDTNGMIRIALSIATGLAHLHMEIVGTQGKPAIAHRDLKSKNILVKSNGTCAIGDLGLAVRYDTSMDTVDIPLNHRVGTKRYMAPEVLEETINMNHFDSFKRGDIYALGLILWEVTRRCYVDNIHEEYQLPYYDSVPSDPTIDEMRKVVCLEMKRPPIPPRWNAYPCLQTMSKLMQECWYHTASARLTALRIKKTLATLGAMQSHNININI, from the exons atGTCTTCCAAAAGGACTTGTGTGCTGTTGGCTGTAGGCTTTCTATTTATATTCTGTCACTCTGTAAATG GTTTATCATGTTATTGTGACATATGCGCTGATTCAAACTATACTTGTATAACTGATGGATATTGTTTCACGAGTATATCTAAAGATACAAGTGTTGTTCGTCATTCATCTCG GTGTTTGGAGAATAACATAGTGATCCCACGAGAAAAACCTTTGATATGTCATTACcctaaaaaacataatgattCATTTGTAACCGAATGTTGTAAAGACTATGACTTTTGTAACAGAGATCTTAAGCCGACACTACATATTAAGCTTCCAG ATGATTCATTGAATGACTCTAAAAAGGAAAGATTGGGTACATGGGAACtagctattataatagctGGTCCAATAGGTGTTGTATGCCTTGTAGTCATGCTCATAATGAATTTTTGGGCTGGATCAACCAAACGTCACAATATTAGATATCTACGAACTCCTCGAATCATAGCTGCTGATCAACAGCCTATTTTAACTGCTGCTGTTTCTTTGAGAGACATGATTGAAATGACTACTAGTGGATCAGGATCAG GATTACCACTTTTGGTACAAAGAAGCATTGCTCGTCAAATTCAACTTGGTGTACCTATTGGTAAAGGTCGTTTTGGTGAAGTATGGCAAGGAAAATGGCGAGGAGAACAAGTagctgtaaaaatattttcatctagAGAGGAACGGTCATGGTTTAGAGAAGCTGAGATATACCAAACAGTTATGCTGagacatgataatattttaggatttATTGCTGCTGATAATAAAG ataatggTACATGGACTCAATTATGGCTGATAACTGATTATCATGAAAATGGATcactatttgattttttgaatCGAAGTACAGTGGATACAAATGGAATGATTCGTATAGCACTATCTATAGCAACTGGTCTTGCTCATTTACACATGGAAATTGTTGGAACTCAag GTAAACCTGCCATTGCACATCGAGATCTcaaatcaaaaaacattttagtcaAATCCAATGGAACTTGTGCTATTGGTGATTTAGGACTTGCTGTTCGATATGATACTTCTATGGATACAGTTGATATACCATTAAACCACAGAGTAGGCACTAAACGATATATGGCTCCAgag gtTTTGGAAGAAACAATCAACATGAACCATTTTGATTCGTTTAAAAGGGGTGATATTTATGCTTTGGGTTTAATACTTTGGGAAGTAACACGAAGATGCTATGTTGATAATATACATGAAGAATATCAATTACCGTACTATGATAGTGTACCATCTGATCCTACTATTGATGAAATGCGCAAAGTTGTTTGTTTAGAAATGAAACGACCTCCTATTCCACCGAGATGGAATGCATACCCA tgtttacaAACTATGAGCAAATTAATGCAAGAATGTTGGTACCATACTGCATCTGCTCGCCTGACAGCACTGCGCATTAAAAAAACTCTAGCCACTTTGGGTGCCATGCaaagtcataatattaatattaatatttaa
- the LOC113550486 gene encoding TGF-beta receptor type-1 isoform X2, translated as MSSKRTCVLLAVGFLFIFCHSVNGLSCYCDICADSNYTCITDGYCFTSISKDTSVVRHSSRCLHKYQFFPPEKPNICFRRKFLDEISVSCCQDRDYCNRWLYPKLVEVKPTDDSLNDSKKERLGTWELAIIIAGPIGVVCLVVMLIMNFWAGSTKRHNIRYLRTPRIIAADQQPILTAAVSLRDMIEMTTSGSGSGLPLLVQRSIARQIQLGVPIGKGRFGEVWQGKWRGEQVAVKIFSSREERSWFREAEIYQTVMLRHDNILGFIAADNKDNGTWTQLWLITDYHENGSLFDFLNRSTVDTNGMIRIALSIATGLAHLHMEIVGTQGKPAIAHRDLKSKNILVKSNGTCAIGDLGLAVRYDTSMDTVDIPLNHRVGTKRYMAPEVLEETINMNHFDSFKRGDIYALGLILWEVTRRCYVDNIHEEYQLPYYDSVPSDPTIDEMRKVVCLEMKRPPIPPRWNAYPCLQTMSKLMQECWYHTASARLTALRIKKTLATLGAMQSHNININI; from the exons atGTCTTCCAAAAGGACTTGTGTGCTGTTGGCTGTAGGCTTTCTATTTATATTCTGTCACTCTGTAAATG GTTTATCATGTTATTGTGACATATGCGCTGATTCAAACTATACTTGTATAACTGATGGATATTGTTTCACGAGTATATCTAAAGATACAAGTGTTGTTCGTCATTCATCTCG TTGTTTGCACAAGTACCAGTTTTTCCCACCAGAAAAgccaaatatttgttttcgaaGAAAGTTTCTGGATGAAATCTCAGTGTCATGTTGCCAAGATCGAGATTATTGCAATCGTTGGCTATACCCAAAACTTGTTGAAGTTAAACCTACAg ATGATTCATTGAATGACTCTAAAAAGGAAAGATTGGGTACATGGGAACtagctattataatagctGGTCCAATAGGTGTTGTATGCCTTGTAGTCATGCTCATAATGAATTTTTGGGCTGGATCAACCAAACGTCACAATATTAGATATCTACGAACTCCTCGAATCATAGCTGCTGATCAACAGCCTATTTTAACTGCTGCTGTTTCTTTGAGAGACATGATTGAAATGACTACTAGTGGATCAGGATCAG GATTACCACTTTTGGTACAAAGAAGCATTGCTCGTCAAATTCAACTTGGTGTACCTATTGGTAAAGGTCGTTTTGGTGAAGTATGGCAAGGAAAATGGCGAGGAGAACAAGTagctgtaaaaatattttcatctagAGAGGAACGGTCATGGTTTAGAGAAGCTGAGATATACCAAACAGTTATGCTGagacatgataatattttaggatttATTGCTGCTGATAATAAAG ataatggTACATGGACTCAATTATGGCTGATAACTGATTATCATGAAAATGGATcactatttgattttttgaatCGAAGTACAGTGGATACAAATGGAATGATTCGTATAGCACTATCTATAGCAACTGGTCTTGCTCATTTACACATGGAAATTGTTGGAACTCAag GTAAACCTGCCATTGCACATCGAGATCTcaaatcaaaaaacattttagtcaAATCCAATGGAACTTGTGCTATTGGTGATTTAGGACTTGCTGTTCGATATGATACTTCTATGGATACAGTTGATATACCATTAAACCACAGAGTAGGCACTAAACGATATATGGCTCCAgag gtTTTGGAAGAAACAATCAACATGAACCATTTTGATTCGTTTAAAAGGGGTGATATTTATGCTTTGGGTTTAATACTTTGGGAAGTAACACGAAGATGCTATGTTGATAATATACATGAAGAATATCAATTACCGTACTATGATAGTGTACCATCTGATCCTACTATTGATGAAATGCGCAAAGTTGTTTGTTTAGAAATGAAACGACCTCCTATTCCACCGAGATGGAATGCATACCCA tgtttacaAACTATGAGCAAATTAATGCAAGAATGTTGGTACCATACTGCATCTGCTCGCCTGACAGCACTGCGCATTAAAAAAACTCTAGCCACTTTGGGTGCCATGCaaagtcataatattaatattaatatttaa
- the LOC113559809 gene encoding T-complex protein 1 subunit alpha, whose product MSVSALTVAGSRTSGTPIRTQNVMAANAIANIVKSSLGPVGLDKMLVDDIGDVTVTNDGATILKLLDVEHPAARVLVELAQLQDEEVGDGTTSVVIIAAELLKNADELVKQKIHPTSIISGYRLACKESCKYIQNNLTVNVDDLRRDWLENAATTSMSSKLIMADSEFFSKMVVDACMLVKRPSDKRGGVSVPIKTINVLKAHGKSARESLLIQGYALNCTVASEAMPKKILNAKIACLDFSLQKTKMKLGVQVLVNDVDQLEAIRQRESDITKERVQKILATGANVILCTGGIDDICLKYFIEAKALAVRRVKKVDLKRIAKATGASFLTSLTNMEGEETFESSSLGEAAEVVQDQISDDELIIVKGPKAQSAASIILRGPNDFYCDEMERSIHDALCAVQRVLESKSAVAGGGAVEAALSIYLENFATSLSSREQLAIAEFARSLLVIPKTLAINAAQDATELVAKLRSYHNESQTSSENDVYKWYGLDLEEGEIRDNLKAGVLEPAISKIKSLKFATEAAITILRIDDMIKLDPEQKAGRGYQQAYDAGEL is encoded by the exons ATGTCTGTAAGTGCATTGACGGTGGCCGGTTCTAGGACGTCTGGAACACCCATCCGTACACAAAATGTGATGGCAGCAAATGCTATTGCAAACATTGTTAAAAGCTCATTAGGACCAGTGGGTCTGGATAAAATGTTGGTTGATGACATCGga GATGTCACTGTAACCAACGACGGTGCtactattttgaaattgttggATGTCGAACATCCAGCTGCTCGAGTCCTTGTTGAATTGGCTCAGTTACAAGATGAAGAAGTCGGTGATGGCACAACATCAGTT gtTATAATAGCTGCAGAATTACTGAAAAATGCAGATGAGTtggttaaacaaaaaatacatccAACTTCTATCATAAGCGGATATCGATTGGCATGCAAAGAatcttgtaaatatatacagaaCAATTTAACTGTAAATGTTGATGATTTACGTCGTGATTGGTTGGAAAATGCTGCTACTACATCTATGTCTAGCAAATTAATCATGGCTGATtcagaatttttttccaaaatggTTGTAGATGCATGCATGCTTGTGAAACGACCATCTGATAAACGTGGTGGAGTGTCTGTACCTATTAAGACTATTAATGTTCTTAAAGCACATGGTAAAAGCGCACGAGAAAGTTTACTCATTCAAGGATATGCTTTGAATTGTACCGTTGCTTCTGAAGCAATgccaaaaaaaatcttaaatgccAAAATTGCATGTTTAGATTTTTCTCTACAAAAGACTAAAATGAAATTAGGTGTACAAGTTTTGGTGAATGATGTTGATCAGCTTGAAGCGATACGTCAACGTGAGTCAGATATAACTAAAGAGCGAGTTCAAAAAATTTTGGCAACGGGAgctaatgttatattatgcactGGTGGTATTGATGACATTtgcttgaaatatttcatcgaAGCAAAAGCTTTGGCTGTACGCCGTGTTAAGAAGGTTGATTTAAAAAGAATTGCAAAAGCTACTGGTGCATCTTTTTTGACTTCTTTAACAAATATGGAAGGAGAAGAGACTTTTGAAAGTTCTAGTCTTGGTGAAGCTGCTGAAGTAGTACAAGACCAAATATCTGatgatgaattaataattgttaaaggACCAAAAGCTCAAAGCGCTGCATCAATTATACTACGTGGaccaaatgatttttattgtgaTGAAATGGAACGATCCATTCATGATGCCTTGTGTGCTGTTCAGCGTGTACTTGAATCCAAATCTGCTGTAGCTGGTGGTGGAGCAGTTGAAGCAgctttatctatttatttagaaaattttgcCACATCTTTGAGTTCCCGGGAACAGCTGGCTATTGCAGAATTTGCACGCTCTTTGTTAGTTATCCCTAAAACCTTAGCAATTAACGCTGCACAGGACGCTACAGAGTTAGTGGCTAAACTCAGATCTTACCATAATGAAAGTCAAACAAGTAGTGAAAATGATGTTTATAAATGGTACGGATTAGATTTAGAAGAAGGTGAAATACGTGACAATTTAAAAGCTGGTGTCTTAGAACCTGCTATATCTAAAATTAAGTCATTGAAATTTGCAACAGAGGCTGCAATAACTATTCTCAGAATAGatgatatgattaaattagATCCTGAACAAAAAGCTGGCCGTGGATATCAGCAAGCCTATGATGCTGGagaactttaa